A region of Flavobacterium indicum GPTSA100-9 = DSM 17447 DNA encodes the following proteins:
- a CDS encoding TolC family protein translates to MKKIKNNISFWIIGLIGLISFHSLAQNDEFTYEEYLGFVKKFHPVAKMAELEISQAQANLLQARGAFDPKIEADYSTKEFKDKQYYSVFNGSFKIPTWYGIEIKAAFENNDGLYLNPQNTVPNNGLTALGITVPVLQGLLINQRMADLQKAKSQVKLSQAERKLQAVQVLYDASVAYFNWKKNYEEVRLYENYVKNAQIRLKGIQTLIEQGDKPAIDSIEAGITLKNRQLNLEESKFKLLKSKLELSNFLWTDSNVPLELDDKLIPEENLQQSIDVTLKTNAMIATSFSSAAHPKINALETKLEMLSIDRKLKANMLLPKIDLGYSYISEPAAFSEYRFQDYKFGVNASFPILLRKERGALKLAEQKIQAQQFNLELEKKQLQNKVVAQQNEIMTITKQKGIILSLVSDNEKLLQAEERLFDAGESSLFLINTRENNLVSAKLSRISIDNRLYLSHAELFKTIANPD, encoded by the coding sequence ATGAAAAAGATAAAAAATAATATTTCTTTTTGGATTATTGGTTTAATTGGCTTAATATCATTCCATTCCCTAGCACAAAATGATGAATTTACCTATGAAGAATATTTAGGTTTTGTCAAAAAATTTCATCCTGTTGCTAAAATGGCTGAGCTAGAAATTAGTCAGGCTCAAGCTAATTTATTGCAAGCAAGAGGTGCCTTTGATCCCAAAATTGAAGCGGATTATTCAACCAAAGAATTCAAAGACAAACAGTACTATTCTGTCTTCAATGGTAGTTTTAAAATTCCAACCTGGTATGGAATAGAAATAAAAGCGGCTTTTGAAAATAATGACGGCTTGTATTTGAATCCTCAAAATACGGTACCGAACAACGGGCTAACTGCTCTTGGAATTACAGTTCCTGTGTTGCAAGGATTGCTCATTAATCAACGCATGGCCGATTTACAAAAGGCAAAATCACAAGTCAAATTAAGTCAGGCTGAAAGAAAACTTCAAGCCGTTCAAGTGCTATATGATGCTTCTGTAGCTTACTTCAACTGGAAAAAAAATTATGAAGAAGTTCGACTTTATGAAAATTATGTAAAAAATGCACAAATTCGATTAAAAGGCATTCAAACCTTAATTGAGCAAGGAGACAAACCTGCTATCGACAGCATTGAAGCAGGGATTACATTAAAAAACAGACAATTAAATTTAGAAGAATCCAAATTTAAACTATTGAAATCTAAATTAGAATTATCAAATTTTCTTTGGACCGATTCCAATGTGCCACTTGAATTAGACGACAAATTAATACCGGAAGAAAATTTACAGCAGTCTATTGACGTAACATTAAAGACAAATGCTATGATAGCAACTAGCTTCTCTTCTGCTGCTCATCCAAAGATAAATGCACTTGAAACTAAATTGGAAATGTTGTCTATCGATCGAAAATTAAAGGCGAACATGTTATTACCAAAAATTGATTTAGGCTATTCTTATATTTCTGAACCTGCAGCTTTTTCTGAATATCGTTTTCAGGATTATAAATTTGGCGTGAATGCTTCCTTCCCTATTTTATTAAGAAAAGAAAGAGGAGCATTAAAGTTGGCCGAACAAAAAATTCAGGCCCAACAATTTAATTTAGAATTAGAGAAAAAACAGCTTCAAAACAAAGTAGTAGCTCAACAAAATGAAATAATGACAATAACTAAACAAAAAGGCATTATTTTAAGTTTGGTTTCAGATAATGAAAAATTACTTCAAGCAGAAGAACGTTTATTTGATGCAGGAGAAAGTTCATTGTTTTTAATTAACACAAGAGAAAACAATTTAGTTAGTGCAAAATTATCTCGAATAAGTATTGACAATCGATTATATCTTTCTCATGCCGAATTATTCAAAACAATAGCTAATCCAGATTAA
- the map gene encoding type I methionyl aminopeptidase has translation MIIIKTREEIELMRESALIVSKTLGMIAKEIKPGVTTLYLDKLAETFIRDHGAEPAFLGMYGFPNSLCMSPNTQVVHGIPNDIPLQEGDIISVDCGALKNGFYGDHAYTFEVGEIAPETKKLLQVTKESLYVGIRETRAGNRVEDIGHAIQQYCEGHGYGVVRELCGHGLGRKMHEDPEVPNYGKRGRGKKLANGMVLAIEPMINMGTRNIKQHKDGWTITTADGKPSAHFEHDVAIVDGKPELLSTFAYIYQALGITSNEEDGLRSVPLVL, from the coding sequence ATGATAATAATTAAAACAAGAGAAGAAATTGAACTAATGCGCGAAAGCGCTTTAATCGTTTCTAAAACATTAGGTATGATTGCTAAAGAAATCAAACCTGGTGTAACTACCTTATATTTAGACAAATTAGCTGAAACATTTATAAGAGATCATGGTGCTGAACCAGCTTTTTTAGGCATGTATGGATTTCCGAACTCGCTATGTATGAGTCCAAACACTCAAGTGGTTCATGGTATTCCCAATGATATTCCTTTACAAGAAGGCGATATTATTTCAGTGGATTGTGGTGCATTAAAAAATGGATTCTATGGCGATCATGCCTATACTTTTGAAGTAGGTGAGATTGCTCCTGAAACAAAAAAACTACTTCAAGTAACCAAAGAATCATTATACGTGGGCATTCGTGAAACTCGTGCTGGAAATAGAGTTGAAGATATCGGTCATGCTATTCAACAGTATTGTGAAGGCCATGGCTACGGTGTTGTTCGTGAATTATGTGGACATGGATTAGGACGAAAAATGCATGAAGACCCTGAAGTGCCTAACTATGGAAAAAGAGGTCGTGGTAAAAAATTAGCCAATGGAATGGTTTTAGCTATTGAACCAATGATTAACATGGGAACCCGAAACATCAAACAACATAAAGATGGTTGGACAATTACTACTGCTGATGGTAAACCAAGCGCTCACTTTGAGCATGATGTGGCCATTGTTGATGGTAAACCCGAATTACTTTCAACATTTGCATATATCTACCAAGCTTTAGGTATTACTAGCAACGAAGAAGATGGCTTAAGAAGTGTTCCATTAGTGCTTTAA
- a CDS encoding class I SAM-dependent methyltransferase, with product MKKLFKFILNTIPRPILIRLSIVVRPIIAFFLKGNKFTDPIDGKSFRMFLPYGYGTQRNNVLSPSTLSLERHRLLWLYLKNETNFFTSTEKLKVLHFAPEQEFYKRFKKQANLAYTTTDLLSPLADVKADICNLPFEDNQYDIIFCNHVLEHIPDDTKAMQELYRVLKPGGWGIFQIPQDLNRATTFTDDSITDPKERAKIFGQYDHVRVYGRDYFDKLRSIGFQVEEVDYTHTIAPELVEKYCLAKGEIIPLVRK from the coding sequence ATGAAAAAACTATTTAAATTTATATTAAACACCATTCCTCGTCCTATCTTAATTCGATTGAGTATTGTGGTTCGCCCGATAATTGCCTTTTTCTTAAAAGGAAATAAATTTACTGATCCTATTGACGGAAAAAGCTTTCGAATGTTTTTACCCTATGGCTATGGTACACAACGTAATAATGTGTTATCACCTAGTACATTATCATTAGAAAGGCATCGTTTATTATGGTTGTACTTAAAAAATGAAACCAATTTTTTCACCTCAACTGAAAAATTAAAAGTGTTGCATTTTGCACCTGAACAAGAGTTTTACAAACGTTTTAAAAAACAAGCTAATTTAGCGTATACTACTACCGATTTATTATCGCCTTTAGCTGATGTAAAAGCAGATATTTGCAATCTACCTTTTGAAGACAATCAATACGATATTATTTTTTGCAACCATGTTTTAGAACATATCCCAGATGACACCAAAGCCATGCAGGAATTGTACCGTGTTTTAAAACCTGGAGGTTGGGGTATTTTTCAAATTCCACAAGATTTAAATAGAGCTACGACTTTTACAGATGATAGCATTACTGATCCAAAAGAACGAGCAAAAATATTTGGTCAATACGATCACGTTCGCGTGTATGGTAGAGATTATTTCGATAAATTAAGAAGTATTGGTTTCCAAGTTGAAGAAGTGGATTATACCCATACTATTGCCCCTGAATTAGTAGAAAAATATTGTTTAGCTAAAGGTGAAATTATTCCTTTGGTACGTAAGTAA
- a CDS encoding type IX secretion system plug protein codes for MKKILVVLLFIHQFITAQEQEVAPPYNIKTVTFVQGGNNTIPFFRLGDSFELQFDDLYGNEADYYYTLEHFNYDWTPSSLLKNEFINGLDNQRIQNYQNSLNCFQVYSHYTLSFPNKFNQIIKSGNYILKIYDDEQNLVFSRKFIIYEDDLTVGVTIRRSRDMETIQQKQNVEFFIDYKDRVLQNPLQNIKVSIFQNGKFNNAIHNVKPQYTIGTQLIYRYNKETQFWAGNEFWNFENKNIRGASNTVFKVTTGDIYNTYLYINEARKNKIYTYFPDINGNFLVTNFNVTNPNIESDYAWVYFTLDAKENPLEKNIYINGMFNNYAISEENKMDFNSSTNRFEKALLIKQGFTNYQYVLTDKNGKIDEKNAVDGNFFQTENNYTILVYYKGPADRYDRVVGIGNATSIDIKN; via the coding sequence ATGAAAAAAATACTAGTTGTTTTATTATTCATTCATCAATTCATAACTGCCCAAGAGCAAGAAGTTGCACCACCTTACAACATTAAAACCGTGACTTTTGTTCAGGGAGGCAATAATACTATTCCTTTTTTTAGATTGGGCGATAGTTTTGAATTACAATTTGATGATTTGTACGGAAATGAAGCCGATTATTATTATACACTCGAACATTTTAACTATGATTGGACGCCAAGTTCTTTGCTAAAAAATGAATTCATTAACGGCTTAGACAACCAACGCATTCAAAATTATCAAAATTCATTAAATTGTTTTCAAGTGTATTCGCATTACACGTTGTCGTTTCCTAATAAATTCAATCAAATTATAAAAAGCGGAAACTATATTTTAAAAATCTATGACGACGAACAAAATCTAGTATTTTCAAGAAAGTTTATTATTTACGAAGACGATTTAACTGTTGGTGTAACGATTCGTAGATCTAGAGACATGGAAACCATTCAACAGAAACAAAATGTAGAATTTTTTATTGATTACAAGGATCGAGTTTTACAAAATCCATTACAAAATATAAAAGTATCTATATTTCAAAATGGCAAATTCAACAATGCCATTCACAATGTAAAACCGCAATATACCATAGGCACTCAATTGATTTACAGATACAATAAAGAAACACAATTTTGGGCGGGTAACGAATTTTGGAACTTTGAAAACAAAAACATAAGAGGAGCTTCAAACACCGTATTTAAAGTTACAACAGGCGATATTTACAACACCTATCTTTACATAAACGAAGCACGAAAAAATAAAATCTATACTTATTTCCCCGATATTAACGGTAATTTCTTAGTCACCAACTTCAATGTTACCAATCCAAATATTGAATCGGATTATGCTTGGGTATATTTTACCTTAGATGCTAAAGAAAACCCTTTAGAAAAAAACATTTACATTAATGGAATGTTTAATAATTATGCAATTTCGGAAGAAAACAAAATGGACTTTAATTCTTCTACAAACCGATTTGAAAAAGCATTACTTATTAAACAAGGTTTTACCAATTATCAATATGTTTTAACCGATAAAAATGGTAAAATTGATGAAAAAAATGCCGTTGATGGTAACTTTTTTCAAACGGAAAATAATTACACCATCTTAGTGTATTACAAAGGACCAGCAGATCGTTATGACCGAGTGGTTGGCATTGGAAATGCAACTAGTATTGATATTAAAAATTAA
- the apaG gene encoding Co2+/Mg2+ efflux protein ApaG — MVTQITSGIKISVSTSFEGTYFKNYKIHYAFSYQVTIENQSKDSVQLNSRHWEIHDSLNDLDIVDGEGVIGKKPVIKPGEKHSYSSGCLLSSPIGAMKGFYNMINFTTTKSFKVTIPTFKLMAPFAMN, encoded by the coding sequence ATGGTTACACAAATTACCAGCGGCATAAAAATTTCAGTTTCAACTAGTTTTGAAGGTACGTATTTCAAAAACTACAAGATTCATTATGCCTTTAGTTATCAAGTAACTATTGAAAATCAAAGTAAAGATTCGGTTCAATTAAACTCTCGCCATTGGGAAATTCATGATTCCTTGAATGATTTAGATATTGTTGACGGCGAAGGTGTAATTGGAAAAAAACCAGTAATTAAGCCCGGTGAAAAACATTCTTATAGCTCTGGATGTCTTTTATCTTCACCAATTGGAGCTATGAAAGGTTTTTACAATATGATCAATTTTACTACTACAAAAAGTTTCAAGGTTACTATTCCTACCTTTAAATTAATGGCTCCATTTGCCATGAACTAA
- the pruA gene encoding L-glutamate gamma-semialdehyde dehydrogenase, with protein MPKGFFNVPKALNEPVKSYAPGTPEREQVLKAYKELWNTSIDVPLYIGKEQIKTGNTKTMSAPHDHQHIVGTYHLAEKTHVEKAIAEALEARKAWASLPWEHRASIFLKAAELIAGPYRAKINAATMIAQSKTVHQAEIDAACELIDFLRFNVEFMTQIYQDQPYSPSDVWNRVEYRPLEGFVYAVTPFNFTAIAANLPASAAMMGNTVVWKPSDSQVFSAKVIIDIFKEAGLPDGVINVVFGDPIMITDTVLASPDFAGIHYTGSTFVFKEIWAKIGANIHTYKTYPRIVGETGGKDFILAHPSADPIQVAANSIRGAFEFQGQKCSAASRAYFPKSLWPAIKAEFDKEIPTIKMGSPEDLNNFFTAVIHEGSFDKLVSYIEQAKQDADAEIIFGGGYDKSKGWFVEPTIILTTNPKYKTMETELFGPVLTIYIYEDAEWSSVLKLIDETSEYALTGAVFSEDRYAINEAAKALENAAGNFYINDKPTGAVVGNQPFGGARASGTNDKAGSAQNLLRWVSPRTIKETFVTPVNYRYPFLG; from the coding sequence ATGCCAAAAGGATTTTTTAACGTACCAAAAGCTCTTAACGAACCCGTTAAAAGTTATGCACCCGGTACGCCAGAAAGAGAACAAGTTTTAAAAGCGTATAAAGAATTATGGAATACTTCAATTGATGTTCCTTTATACATAGGTAAAGAGCAAATTAAAACAGGAAACACCAAAACAATGTCTGCTCCTCATGACCACCAACATATTGTAGGAACTTATCATTTGGCTGAAAAAACGCATGTAGAAAAAGCTATTGCCGAAGCTTTAGAAGCTAGAAAAGCTTGGGCTTCATTACCATGGGAACATCGAGCATCCATCTTTTTAAAAGCAGCTGAATTAATTGCCGGACCTTACCGTGCAAAAATCAATGCTGCTACCATGATTGCACAATCAAAAACCGTACATCAAGCAGAAATTGATGCCGCTTGTGAGTTAATTGACTTTTTACGTTTCAATGTAGAATTCATGACTCAAATCTATCAAGACCAACCTTATTCTCCTTCAGATGTTTGGAATCGAGTTGAATACAGACCGTTAGAAGGATTTGTTTATGCTGTTACGCCTTTCAATTTTACTGCAATTGCAGCGAACTTACCTGCTTCAGCTGCAATGATGGGTAATACTGTTGTTTGGAAACCAAGCGACAGCCAAGTATTTTCTGCCAAAGTGATCATTGATATTTTCAAAGAAGCTGGATTACCAGACGGTGTAATCAATGTTGTTTTTGGTGATCCAATCATGATTACAGATACTGTTTTAGCAAGTCCAGATTTTGCTGGAATTCACTATACTGGTTCTACTTTTGTATTCAAAGAAATTTGGGCTAAAATTGGCGCAAATATTCATACTTATAAAACCTACCCAAGAATTGTTGGAGAAACCGGTGGAAAAGATTTCATCTTAGCACATCCTTCTGCTGACCCTATTCAAGTAGCAGCTAATTCAATTAGAGGTGCATTTGAATTCCAAGGACAAAAATGTTCTGCAGCATCAAGAGCTTATTTCCCAAAAAGTTTATGGCCTGCTATTAAAGCTGAATTCGATAAAGAAATCCCAACTATTAAAATGGGATCTCCAGAAGATTTAAATAATTTCTTTACAGCCGTAATTCATGAAGGATCTTTTGACAAATTAGTTTCTTACATCGAACAAGCCAAACAAGATGCTGATGCTGAAATTATTTTTGGTGGCGGTTACGACAAATCAAAAGGATGGTTTGTAGAACCTACAATTATCTTAACTACAAATCCAAAATATAAAACAATGGAAACAGAATTGTTTGGTCCTGTTTTAACCATTTATATTTATGAGGATGCGGAGTGGAGTTCTGTTCTTAAATTAATTGACGAAACTTCTGAATATGCCTTAACTGGAGCTGTATTTAGTGAAGATCGATATGCCATTAATGAAGCGGCTAAAGCCTTAGAAAATGCAGCTGGTAACTTCTATATCAATGACAAGCCTACTGGCGCTGTAGTTGGTAATCAACCGTTTGGAGGAGCTAGAGCTTCTGGTACAAACGACAAAGCGGGTTCTGCTCAAAACTTATTGCGTTGGGTATCTCCAAGAACAATTAAAGAAACGTTCGTAACACCCGTAAATTATAGATATCCGTTTTTAGGATAA
- a CDS encoding alpha/beta hydrolase: MIKKITLALLLLQFHAFSQEKSKVSNTFDLFKERSSTKIVYNRVAPIANLISPKTTPITSIEFKQAFHEIQRADFLNRLPEIDLLEQETDKGFAENYIPLSILISEFDNLKPELKNSSAISTNNQNQLIPTQNINYFDTHKIGVSGLLIKELKGKSFVINLKNELIFNTTSNTINKIEAKIDNGTFFTININKPQTISFDSFGKHTIEFKITLSNQQTFTNLFECSNTEKPIDLSTLKNVSQQAPSAVSPLTTITSSLTYQGYAETAAYAGRGEFQIFYDNEAGLLDKIILVCDGFDPGDSRKVPDIYNLLNYGTPTQNLGDNVRNLGYDVVVLNFPQYTRPSTTTTIDGGVDYIQRNARVMMELINYLNANKVGNQELVIIGPSMGGLISRYALRYMEQNGMDHKTRLWMSFDSPHLGANVPIGMQHMFNYLAYDSDISDLTVRAIVDAMLKSPAAREMLLDHFEGHLISGSLTDFDQTAANLLPKGHPTHRTPFQNELNTMGFPQNCRKIAISNGASNGAMTGTPGMTILNALDVPDSSGFTRALLDLNFTPNTSGNIRVSRVRKQAWTLFWVTIGTGQTNAASPSTSAGLDAAPGGLFNLESLAAGAGSNPTLTRFLNAMTLKKFDFIPARSSVGVTSTQNWYATINAASGSPFDAFYMPTASEDHVTLTPNNVTFAMNEIVNNIQLKCPNTTTWNGTSWSNGLPNEDTQVTFTGNYTSSGDLDACSITVSGTSIVSFNAGHNLKVRGGVNVATTAQLNFDSNANLYQIEEIANTGNAQIKRNTTLKRLDYAGWSSPVLNQNLQSFSPNTLSNRFYTYNPAGTSTPTAYVPVSSPSTTAFDTATGYLIRAENTMPTTLTSWTGTFSGVPNNGRINQPITLAGTGLGYNLVGNPYPTPLNINEVIVGNQATIDGTLYFWTNTNAAVGGVYTANNFATRNLTGGTAAVNGSLIPDTYIQSGQGFYVNALATGTMYFTNSMRNKTSNNQFINRLSTPSLSTVQEPENRIWINLSEGDKKHNQILVGYLQEASNHLDFGYDAKLFNNGSSALYSILNNEEFVIQAKGLPFNEDEVIPLGFKTQNSGTFSISLDHVDGIFNSQNNIYLKDNATNSMINLKENNYTFLSEPGNIKNRFEIRFKKEANTLNTELNELILFDNQNTLTVQSKTKIQTIELYDTLGRLIEKVEDINETRFEFIKLKKNNCIYIVNVKDTNGTKTSKKVIF, from the coding sequence ATGATAAAAAAAATTACTTTAGCCCTATTGCTTCTACAATTTCATGCGTTCTCTCAAGAAAAATCAAAGGTTTCCAATACATTTGATTTATTTAAAGAAAGATCATCCACAAAAATTGTATACAACCGAGTTGCTCCAATTGCAAATTTAATTTCCCCAAAAACCACACCTATAACTTCCATTGAATTCAAACAAGCGTTCCACGAAATTCAACGTGCTGATTTTTTAAATCGCTTACCCGAAATTGATTTATTAGAACAAGAAACCGACAAGGGTTTTGCCGAAAATTACATTCCTCTTTCCATACTTATTTCGGAATTTGATAACCTCAAACCTGAATTAAAAAATTCGAGTGCAATAAGTACCAACAATCAAAACCAATTGATTCCCACACAAAACATCAATTATTTTGACACCCATAAAATTGGAGTTTCTGGATTATTAATTAAAGAATTAAAAGGTAAATCATTTGTAATAAATTTAAAAAACGAACTGATTTTCAACACCACTTCAAACACAATCAACAAGATTGAAGCTAAAATTGACAACGGTACTTTTTTCACAATAAACATTAACAAACCTCAAACAATTTCATTTGATTCTTTTGGTAAACACACAATAGAATTCAAAATAACTTTAAGCAACCAACAAACGTTTACTAATTTATTTGAATGTTCAAACACTGAAAAACCTATTGATTTAAGCACCTTAAAAAACGTATCGCAACAAGCACCATCTGCAGTAAGCCCTTTAACCACTATAACTTCTAGTTTAACCTACCAAGGTTATGCAGAAACAGCAGCTTATGCAGGTAGAGGAGAATTTCAAATCTTTTATGACAATGAAGCTGGATTATTAGACAAAATTATTTTAGTTTGTGATGGCTTTGACCCTGGAGATTCTAGAAAAGTTCCTGACATCTACAATTTATTAAATTACGGAACTCCTACTCAAAATTTAGGGGATAATGTTCGAAATTTAGGCTATGATGTTGTTGTCTTAAACTTTCCACAATACACACGTCCTAGTACCACTACAACAATTGACGGAGGCGTTGATTATATTCAAAGAAATGCACGAGTAATGATGGAATTAATCAATTACTTGAACGCAAATAAAGTTGGAAATCAAGAATTAGTAATTATCGGACCTAGTATGGGTGGCTTAATTTCACGTTATGCCTTAAGATACATGGAACAAAACGGTATGGATCATAAAACCCGTTTATGGATGTCTTTTGATTCTCCTCATTTAGGGGCAAATGTACCTATTGGAATGCAACATATGTTTAACTATTTAGCGTACGATTCTGATATTTCCGATTTAACGGTTCGTGCTATAGTTGACGCCATGCTTAAAAGTCCCGCTGCTCGTGAAATGCTTTTAGATCATTTTGAAGGTCATTTAATTTCAGGAAGTTTAACCGATTTTGATCAAACCGCAGCCAATTTATTACCTAAAGGGCATCCCACACATAGAACTCCTTTCCAAAACGAATTAAACACTATGGGTTTCCCTCAAAATTGTAGAAAAATTGCAATTTCAAATGGGGCCAGTAATGGCGCTATGACAGGAACACCGGGTATGACTATTTTAAATGCATTAGATGTTCCCGATAGTTCTGGTTTTACAAGAGCGTTATTAGATTTAAATTTTACACCGAATACAAGTGGCAACATTCGTGTAAGTAGAGTAAGAAAACAAGCTTGGACATTATTTTGGGTGACCATTGGAACGGGGCAAACGAATGCAGCTTCCCCTTCAACTTCAGCCGGTTTGGATGCTGCACCAGGTGGATTATTTAATTTAGAAAGTTTAGCTGCAGGCGCCGGAAGCAACCCTACTTTAACTCGATTCTTAAATGCAATGACTTTGAAAAAGTTTGATTTCATTCCGGCAAGAAGTTCTGTAGGCGTAACAAGTACACAAAATTGGTATGCCACAATTAATGCCGCGAGTGGAAGCCCGTTTGATGCTTTTTACATGCCAACTGCAAGTGAAGACCATGTGACGTTAACACCAAATAACGTAACCTTTGCCATGAATGAAATTGTGAATAACATTCAACTAAAGTGTCCTAATACAACAACTTGGAACGGAACTTCTTGGTCTAATGGCCTTCCAAACGAAGATACTCAAGTTACATTTACGGGAAATTACACTTCTTCGGGCGATTTAGACGCATGTAGTATAACCGTTTCAGGAACTTCAATTGTTTCTTTTAATGCCGGACATAATTTAAAAGTAAGAGGTGGTGTAAATGTTGCTACTACGGCACAATTAAATTTTGATTCAAATGCTAATCTATACCAAATTGAAGAAATTGCAAACACTGGAAATGCACAAATAAAAAGAAATACCACTTTAAAGAGATTGGATTATGCAGGTTGGTCATCACCTGTATTGAACCAAAACTTACAAAGTTTTTCTCCAAATACATTATCCAATCGTTTCTATACGTATAACCCTGCTGGTACATCAACACCAACTGCTTATGTACCTGTATCTAGTCCCTCAACCACGGCATTTGACACAGCTACTGGATATTTAATTCGTGCAGAAAACACTATGCCGACCACATTAACTAGTTGGACTGGAACTTTTAGTGGTGTACCTAACAACGGAAGAATAAATCAACCTATAACTCTAGCAGGAACAGGTTTAGGTTATAACTTAGTTGGAAACCCTTATCCTACTCCTTTAAATATTAATGAAGTTATCGTTGGAAACCAAGCAACAATTGACGGTACCTTATATTTTTGGACGAATACGAATGCAGCTGTAGGCGGAGTGTACACAGCAAATAATTTTGCTACTCGTAATTTAACCGGTGGAACAGCGGCTGTGAATGGCTCACTTATTCCTGATACTTATATTCAATCCGGACAAGGATTTTATGTGAATGCTCTAGCAACTGGTACTATGTATTTCACCAATAGTATGCGAAACAAAACAAGCAATAATCAATTTATAAACAGACTTTCTACTCCCTCTTTAAGTACAGTCCAAGAACCAGAAAATAGAATATGGATTAATTTATCTGAAGGCGATAAAAAACACAATCAAATTTTGGTTGGTTATTTACAAGAAGCCTCAAACCATCTAGATTTCGGTTATGATGCAAAATTATTTAATAATGGAAGTAGTGCTTTATATTCTATTTTGAATAATGAGGAATTCGTAATTCAAGCAAAAGGATTACCATTCAATGAAGATGAAGTTATTCCATTAGGATTTAAAACTCAAAACTCAGGTACGTTTAGTATTTCATTAGATCATGTTGATGGAATTTTCAACTCACAAAACAACATCTATTTAAAAGATAATGCTACAAATAGCATGATCAACTTAAAAGAAAATAACTATACATTTTTATCTGAACCAGGAAATATTAAAAATCGATTTGAGATACGTTTCAAAAAAGAAGCCAATACGCTTAACACTGAGTTAAATGAACTAATACTATTTGACAATCAAAACACATTAACGGTTCAAAGTAAAACAAAAATTCAAACTATTGAACTGTATGACACTTTAGGCAGGTTAATAGAAAAAGTGGAAGATATAAATGAAACTCGTTTTGAATTTATAAAATTGAAAAAAAATAATTGTATTTATATTGTTAATGTGAAAGACACTAACGGAACCAAAACTTCTAAAAAAGTGATCTTTTAA
- the rsmG gene encoding 16S rRNA (guanine(527)-N(7))-methyltransferase RsmG, translating into MEQILHYFPDLTPLQKEQFAQLYDLYSDWNAKINVISRKDIDELYTRHVLHSLGIAKIMAFKPGATVMDVGTGGGFPGIPLAILFPETNFYLIDVIAKKIKVVQEVANALGLKNVKAEQKRAETVNEEFDFIVSRAVTNMPDFVKWVKDKTKKDSIHDFKNGILYLKGGDLTEELAVYQTVQLFNLSDYFSDEFFETKKVVYLPLKYK; encoded by the coding sequence TTGGAACAGATTTTACACTATTTTCCTGACTTAACGCCGCTTCAAAAAGAGCAATTTGCCCAATTATATGATTTGTATTCTGATTGGAATGCAAAAATCAATGTGATTTCGAGAAAAGATATTGATGAATTGTATACTCGACATGTATTACATTCGTTGGGTATTGCAAAAATAATGGCCTTTAAACCTGGGGCAACTGTTATGGATGTGGGAACAGGAGGCGGTTTTCCGGGTATTCCTTTGGCTATTTTATTTCCAGAAACTAACTTTTATTTAATTGATGTGATTGCAAAAAAAATAAAAGTGGTTCAAGAAGTGGCGAATGCTTTGGGTTTAAAAAATGTAAAAGCAGAGCAAAAAAGAGCCGAAACAGTAAATGAAGAATTTGATTTTATTGTAAGTAGAGCAGTTACTAATATGCCCGATTTTGTAAAATGGGTTAAAGACAAAACGAAGAAAGATTCCATCCACGATTTTAAAAATGGAATTTTGTATTTAAAGGGAGGCGATTTAACCGAAGAGTTGGCAGTGTACCAAACCGTGCAGTTGTTTAATTTATCGGATTATTTTTCAGATGAATTTTTTGAAACCAAAAAAGTAGTGTATTTGCCCTTGAAGTATAAATAA